The following coding sequences lie in one Loxodonta africana isolate mLoxAfr1 chromosome X, mLoxAfr1.hap2, whole genome shotgun sequence genomic window:
- the NYX gene encoding nyctalopin isoform X2 produces MVLGLPGAWATEACVRTCPTACVCSSSERGCSVRCDRAGLLRVPAEFPCEAASIDLDRNGLRFLGERAFGTLPSLRRLSLRHNNLSFITPGAFKGLSGLAELRLAHNGDLRYLHARTFAALGRLRRLDLASCRLFSVPERLLAELPALRELAAFDNLFRRVPGALRGLANLTHVHLERGRIEAVASSSLQGLRCLRSLSLQANHVRTVQAGAFRDCSALEHLLLNDNLLAGLPADAFRGLCRLRTLNLGGNALGRVERTWFADLAELELLYLDRNSIAFVEEGSFQNLSGLLALHLNSNRLTVLAWAAFQPGFFLGHLFLFRNPWRCDCRLEWLRDWMESSGHVADMLCTSPGSVAGLDLSEVAFGHSSDGLCVDPKELNLTATSPGPSPEPAATTVLANVLQAG; encoded by the coding sequence ATGGTGCTGGGCCTGCCCGGCGCCTGGGCCACGGAAGCCTGCGTGCGCACCTGCCCTACCGCCTGTGTCTGCAGCAGCTCTGAGCGCGGCTGCTCGGTGCGTTGTGACCGCGCGGGCCTCCTGCGTGTGCCGGCCGAGTTCCCGTGCGAGGCGGCTTCCATTGACCTGGACCGCAACGGCTTGCGCTTCCTGGGCGAGCGGGCCTTCGGCACGTTGCCATCGCTGCGCCGCCTGTCGTTGCGCCACAACAACCTGTCGTTCATCACGCCCGGTGCCTTTAAGGGCCTGTCGGGTCTGGCTGAGCTGCGCCTGGCGCACAACGGCGACCTTCGCTACTTGCACGCGCGCACCTTCGCCGCGCTTGGTCGCTTGCGCCGCCTCGACCTGGCCTCCTGCCGCCTCTTCAGCGTGCCTGAGCGCCTCCTAGCCGAGCTGCCCGCCCTGCGGGAGCTCGCCGCCTTCGACAACCTGTTCCGCCGCGTGCCCGGGGCCCTGCGCGGCCTGGCTAACCTAACGCACGTGCACCTGGAGCGCGGCCGGATCGAAGCAGTGGCCTCCAGCTCACTGCAGGGCCTGCGGTGTCTGCGCTCGCTCAGCCTGCAGGCCAACCATGTCCGCACCGTGCAAGCCGGCGCCTTCCGTGACTGCAGCGCCCTGGAGCACCTGCTGCTCAATGACAATCTGCTGGCCGGGCTGCCCGCCGACGCCTTCCGAGGCTTGTGCCGCCTGCGCACGCTTAACCTGGGCGGCAATGCTCTGGGCCGAGTGGAACGCACCTGGTTCGCAGACCTGGCAGAGCTGGAGCTGCTTTACCTGGACCGCAACAGCATCGCCTTCGTGGAGGAGGGCTCCTTCCAGAACCTCTCGGGCCTTCTGGCGCTGCACCTCAACAGCAACCGCCTCACTGTGCTAGCTTGGGCCGCCTTCCAGCCCGGCTTCTTCCTGGGCCACCTATTCCTCTTCCGAAACCCGTGGCGCTGTGACTGCCGCCTGGAGTGGCTGCGGGACTGGATGGAGAGCTCTGGGCACGTGGCCGACATGCTGTGCACCTCCCCGGGCTCCGTGGCTGGCCTGGACCTCAGCGAGGTGGCCTTTGGGCACTCCTCTGACGGCCTCTGTGTGGACCCGAAGGAGCTGAACCTCACTGCAACCAGTCCAGGCCCATCCCCAGAGCCAGCAGCTACCACT
- the NYX gene encoding nyctalopin isoform X1: MVLGLPGAWATEACVRTCPTACVCSSSERGCSVRCDRAGLLRVPAEFPCEAASIDLDRNGLRFLGERAFGTLPSLRRLSLRHNNLSFITPGAFKGLSGLAELRLAHNGDLRYLHARTFAALGRLRRLDLASCRLFSVPERLLAELPALRELAAFDNLFRRVPGALRGLANLTHVHLERGRIEAVASSSLQGLRCLRSLSLQANHVRTVQAGAFRDCSALEHLLLNDNLLAGLPADAFRGLCRLRTLNLGGNALGRVERTWFADLAELELLYLDRNSIAFVEEGSFQNLSGLLALHLNSNRLTVLAWAAFQPGFFLGHLFLFRNPWRCDCRLEWLRDWMESSGHVADMLCTSPGSVAGLDLSEVAFGHSSDGLCVDPKELNLTATSPGPSPEPAATTVSRFSSLLSKLLAPRAPVEEVANTTEVLANTSLSSSLPSHGVGCWGCKTTILLISYLLCNVVQHVVFGLHMD; encoded by the coding sequence ATGGTGCTGGGCCTGCCCGGCGCCTGGGCCACGGAAGCCTGCGTGCGCACCTGCCCTACCGCCTGTGTCTGCAGCAGCTCTGAGCGCGGCTGCTCGGTGCGTTGTGACCGCGCGGGCCTCCTGCGTGTGCCGGCCGAGTTCCCGTGCGAGGCGGCTTCCATTGACCTGGACCGCAACGGCTTGCGCTTCCTGGGCGAGCGGGCCTTCGGCACGTTGCCATCGCTGCGCCGCCTGTCGTTGCGCCACAACAACCTGTCGTTCATCACGCCCGGTGCCTTTAAGGGCCTGTCGGGTCTGGCTGAGCTGCGCCTGGCGCACAACGGCGACCTTCGCTACTTGCACGCGCGCACCTTCGCCGCGCTTGGTCGCTTGCGCCGCCTCGACCTGGCCTCCTGCCGCCTCTTCAGCGTGCCTGAGCGCCTCCTAGCCGAGCTGCCCGCCCTGCGGGAGCTCGCCGCCTTCGACAACCTGTTCCGCCGCGTGCCCGGGGCCCTGCGCGGCCTGGCTAACCTAACGCACGTGCACCTGGAGCGCGGCCGGATCGAAGCAGTGGCCTCCAGCTCACTGCAGGGCCTGCGGTGTCTGCGCTCGCTCAGCCTGCAGGCCAACCATGTCCGCACCGTGCAAGCCGGCGCCTTCCGTGACTGCAGCGCCCTGGAGCACCTGCTGCTCAATGACAATCTGCTGGCCGGGCTGCCCGCCGACGCCTTCCGAGGCTTGTGCCGCCTGCGCACGCTTAACCTGGGCGGCAATGCTCTGGGCCGAGTGGAACGCACCTGGTTCGCAGACCTGGCAGAGCTGGAGCTGCTTTACCTGGACCGCAACAGCATCGCCTTCGTGGAGGAGGGCTCCTTCCAGAACCTCTCGGGCCTTCTGGCGCTGCACCTCAACAGCAACCGCCTCACTGTGCTAGCTTGGGCCGCCTTCCAGCCCGGCTTCTTCCTGGGCCACCTATTCCTCTTCCGAAACCCGTGGCGCTGTGACTGCCGCCTGGAGTGGCTGCGGGACTGGATGGAGAGCTCTGGGCACGTGGCCGACATGCTGTGCACCTCCCCGGGCTCCGTGGCTGGCCTGGACCTCAGCGAGGTGGCCTTTGGGCACTCCTCTGACGGCCTCTGTGTGGACCCGAAGGAGCTGAACCTCACTGCAACCAGTCCAGGCCCATCCCCAGAGCCAGCAGCTACCACTGTGAGCAGGTTCAGCAGCCTCCTCTCCAAGCTGCTGGCCCCTAGGGCCCCGGTGGAGGAGGTGGCCAACACCACTGAGGTGCTGGCCAACACCTCATTGTCCAGCAGCCTTCCCTCCCATGGGGTGGGATGCTGGGGCTGCAAGACCACAATTCTACTTATCTCTTATCTTCTGTGCAATGTGGTCCAGCATGTGGTGTTTGGCCTGCATATGGACTGA